Proteins found in one Pontibacter sp. SGAir0037 genomic segment:
- the xylE gene encoding D-xylose transporter XylE encodes MVKNEKGTAGQNLPYVTGITLIATLGGLLFGYDTAVISGAEKSVQLYLINSLGLSTWVHGATISSALIGCIIGGAVSGVFASGIGRKKTLIIAAILFLLSALGSGYPEFLFFNEGEPSMELLYMFNFYRIIGGIGVGLASAVCPVYIGEIAPAHMRGRLVSLNQFAIIFGMLVVYFVNWGIASGQPAEWLNNVGWRWMFLSEAIPAGLFAVLLFFVPETPRYLSMVNRDEEALKILVKVNGTAHAKGILADIKNTVEHHSGKLLSYGTTVIVIGILLSVFQQFVGINVALYYAPRIFESMGAGKDASMLQTVVMGVVNVLFTILAILTVDKWGRKPLLMVGSVGMAIGMFAISALSYFEVIGIGTLVFIILYTASFMMSWGPICWVLISEIFPNKIRGKAVAVAVAAQWAANYFISSTYPSMMEFSGAFTYGFYGVMSVLSLLFVWKMVPETKNKSLEEMEELWNCKAKAELKERAAVAQ; translated from the coding sequence ATGGTTAAGAACGAAAAAGGAACAGCGGGTCAGAACCTGCCCTACGTTACAGGCATTACCCTGATTGCCACATTAGGCGGTTTGCTTTTTGGCTACGATACAGCTGTTATATCAGGTGCCGAGAAATCGGTACAGCTTTACCTGATAAACAGCCTGGGTTTAAGTACCTGGGTGCACGGCGCTACTATTTCCAGTGCCCTGATTGGTTGTATTATAGGCGGTGCTGTTTCCGGCGTTTTTGCATCAGGAATCGGCAGAAAAAAAACGTTAATTATTGCAGCTATTCTGTTTCTGCTGTCTGCTTTAGGTTCCGGTTACCCGGAATTCCTGTTCTTTAACGAGGGCGAGCCTAGCATGGAACTGCTGTATATGTTCAATTTCTACAGGATAATAGGCGGTATCGGAGTAGGCCTTGCCTCTGCCGTTTGCCCCGTTTACATTGGAGAAATTGCTCCGGCCCACATGCGCGGGCGCTTGGTTTCACTGAACCAGTTTGCCATTATCTTTGGTATGCTGGTGGTATACTTTGTGAACTGGGGTATTGCCAGCGGGCAGCCGGCAGAATGGTTAAACAACGTCGGCTGGCGATGGATGTTTCTTTCGGAGGCAATACCGGCAGGCCTGTTTGCCGTGCTGCTGTTCTTTGTGCCTGAAACGCCACGTTACCTGAGCATGGTAAACAGAGATGAAGAAGCTCTGAAAATACTGGTAAAAGTAAACGGTACAGCACATGCAAAAGGTATTCTGGCTGACATCAAAAACACAGTAGAGCACCACTCAGGCAAACTGTTGTCGTATGGTACCACGGTTATTGTAATAGGTATACTGCTTTCTGTGTTCCAGCAGTTTGTAGGTATAAATGTGGCGCTATACTATGCGCCGCGTATTTTTGAAAGTATGGGTGCCGGTAAAGATGCTTCTATGCTGCAAACCGTGGTAATGGGGGTGGTAAACGTGCTGTTTACCATATTGGCTATTCTTACGGTTGATAAATGGGGCAGAAAACCATTGCTGATGGTTGGTTCGGTTGGTATGGCCATAGGAATGTTTGCCATTTCTGCACTATCTTATTTTGAAGTGATTGGAATAGGCACCCTGGTATTCATTATCCTTTATACGGCTTCGTTTATGATGTCGTGGGGACCAATTTGCTGGGTGCTCATTTCTGAGATTTTCCCGAATAAGATCAGGGGGAAAGCGGTAGCGGTAGCAGTTGCCGCGCAATGGGCAGCCAATTACTTTATTTCGTCTACTTATCCGTCTATGATGGAGTTCAGCGGAGCCTTTACCTATGGCTTCTATGGCGTGATGAGTGTTCTTTCGCTTCTTTTTGTCTGGAAGATGGTGCCGGAAACCAAAAACAAATCGCTGGAAGAAATGGAAGAGCTTTGGAATTGCAAGGCAAAGGCCGAGTTGAAAGAAAGAGCAGCAGTAGCACAATAA
- the der gene encoding ribosome biogenesis GTPase Der, producing the protein MSSNIIAIVGRPNVGKSTLFNRLIGQRKAIMDNESGVTRDRSYGHGEWTGKFFTVIDTGGYVHGSDDIFEGEINKQVELAIKEADVILFMVDVEAGVTSLDEEFANVLRRTDKPIYIVANKADTYARGYQFGEFYALGVGIEIYPVSSQNGSGTGELLDEVIKHFKEEGTEDPDAGIPKFAVMGRPNVGKSSFVNLLLGEERNIVTDIAGTTRDAIHSRYNAFGKEFIIVDTAGLRRKSKVNEDIEFYSVMRSIRALEDADVCIVMLDATRGIESQDVNIISLAEKNRKGIVILVNKWDLIEKDNHSTKKFEEEILEKIAPIKYVPIIFTSVVTKQRVHKAIEAAMEVYDNKTTKISTSKLNDAILPEIERYPPPAIKGKFVKIKYITQLPTHNPTFAFFCNLPQYIKEPYARYLENQLRKHFGLEGVPVKLIFRKK; encoded by the coding sequence ATGTCAAGTAACATCATTGCCATTGTAGGCCGCCCGAATGTGGGCAAATCAACTTTATTTAACCGCCTGATTGGCCAGCGCAAAGCCATCATGGACAACGAAAGCGGTGTAACCCGCGACAGAAGCTATGGACATGGCGAGTGGACAGGCAAATTTTTCACTGTGATAGACACAGGTGGCTATGTACATGGCTCCGACGATATTTTTGAAGGAGAAATTAACAAGCAGGTAGAGCTGGCTATAAAAGAGGCGGATGTGATCCTGTTTATGGTAGACGTGGAGGCGGGTGTAACCAGCCTGGACGAAGAGTTTGCCAACGTACTACGCCGTACCGATAAACCTATTTATATAGTAGCTAACAAAGCAGATACTTATGCCCGCGGGTACCAGTTTGGCGAGTTTTATGCATTGGGAGTAGGAATAGAAATTTACCCGGTTTCCTCACAGAACGGCTCTGGTACAGGCGAGTTGCTGGACGAGGTGATCAAGCATTTTAAAGAGGAAGGCACTGAAGATCCGGATGCCGGTATTCCAAAATTTGCGGTGATGGGTCGCCCTAACGTAGGAAAATCTTCTTTTGTGAACCTGCTGTTAGGGGAAGAAAGAAATATTGTAACCGATATTGCCGGTACAACACGCGATGCGATTCACTCACGCTATAATGCCTTCGGGAAAGAGTTTATTATAGTAGATACTGCCGGTTTACGCCGTAAAAGCAAAGTAAACGAAGATATTGAATTTTACTCTGTGATGCGCTCTATTCGTGCGCTCGAAGATGCCGATGTTTGCATTGTGATGCTGGATGCCACCAGGGGAATTGAGTCTCAGGACGTAAATATTATTTCTTTGGCTGAAAAGAACCGCAAAGGCATTGTAATTCTGGTAAACAAGTGGGACCTGATAGAAAAGGATAACCATAGTACCAAGAAGTTCGAAGAAGAGATTCTGGAGAAAATTGCACCTATAAAGTACGTGCCAATAATCTTTACTTCGGTTGTTACCAAGCAGCGTGTGCACAAAGCCATCGAGGCGGCAATGGAAGTGTATGATAACAAGACCACCAAGATTTCAACCTCTAAACTTAACGATGCCATACTGCCGGAAATTGAACGTTATCCGCCGCCAGCTATCAAAGGTAAATTTGTGAAAATTAAGTATATAACACAGTTGCCTACTCATAATCCTACTTTTGCGTTCTTCTGTAATTTGCCGCAATATATTAAAGAGCCGTATGCGCGTTACCTGGAAAACCAGTTGCGCAAGCATTTTGGTCTGGAAGGTGTGCCGGTAAAATTAATCTTCAGGAAGAAGTAA
- the xylA gene encoding xylose isomerase, producing MANIVTGEKEFFKGIGQIKFEGLESDNPLAYRWYDENRVVAGKTMKEHLKFAVAYWHSFNANGSDPFGGPTLQFAWDEKSDPIERAKDKMDAAFEFITKIGMPYYCFHDVDVVDYGNDIVENERRLQALVEYAKQKQQESGVKLLWGTANVFSHSRYMNGASTNPDFHVLTHAGAQVKAALDATIALNGENYVFWGGREGYMTLLNTNMKREQEHLARFLHTAKDYARKQGFKGTFFIEPKPMEPTKHQYDYDSATVIGFLQKYDLLNDFKINIEVNHATLAGHTFQHELQVAADAGVLGSIDANRGDYQNGWDTDQFPNNVSELTEAMLVILEAGGLQGGGVNFDAKIRRNSTDPADLFYAHIGGADTFARALITADNILQNSDYKKIREERYASFDSGKGKEFEEGKLTLEDLRAYAIEQGEPAVKSGRQEYLENLINRFI from the coding sequence ATGGCAAACATAGTAACAGGAGAAAAAGAATTCTTCAAAGGCATAGGACAAATTAAATTTGAAGGGTTGGAGTCTGATAACCCACTGGCGTACCGCTGGTACGACGAAAACCGTGTGGTAGCGGGTAAAACCATGAAAGAGCATTTAAAGTTTGCGGTAGCTTACTGGCACTCTTTCAATGCAAACGGTTCCGATCCTTTCGGCGGGCCTACGCTGCAGTTTGCCTGGGACGAAAAGTCTGATCCTATCGAGCGCGCCAAAGATAAAATGGATGCAGCTTTCGAATTTATCACTAAAATAGGAATGCCCTACTACTGCTTCCACGATGTAGATGTGGTAGACTATGGGAACGATATTGTTGAAAACGAAAGACGCCTGCAGGCTTTAGTAGAATATGCGAAGCAAAAACAGCAGGAAAGCGGTGTAAAACTACTTTGGGGTACTGCCAACGTATTCTCACACAGCCGCTATATGAACGGGGCTTCTACCAACCCTGATTTTCATGTGTTAACACATGCCGGAGCTCAGGTAAAAGCTGCTCTGGATGCTACTATTGCCCTGAACGGCGAGAACTACGTGTTCTGGGGCGGTCGTGAAGGTTACATGACCCTTTTAAACACCAACATGAAGCGTGAGCAGGAGCATCTTGCCCGATTCCTGCATACAGCAAAAGATTATGCACGCAAGCAAGGCTTTAAAGGTACTTTCTTTATTGAGCCGAAGCCAATGGAGCCAACCAAGCATCAGTACGACTACGATTCTGCCACAGTTATTGGCTTCCTGCAGAAGTATGACCTGCTGAACGACTTCAAAATAAACATTGAAGTAAACCATGCTACACTGGCAGGCCATACATTCCAGCACGAGCTGCAGGTAGCTGCCGATGCAGGTGTGTTGGGTTCTATTGATGCTAACCGTGGCGATTATCAGAATGGCTGGGATACGGACCAGTTCCCGAACAACGTGAGCGAACTAACAGAGGCGATGCTGGTAATCTTAGAGGCTGGTGGCTTACAAGGTGGTGGTGTTAACTTTGATGCCAAAATCAGAAGAAACTCAACCGATCCTGCCGACCTGTTCTATGCACACATTGGTGGTGCCGATACATTTGCAAGAGCACTTATCACGGCAGATAACATTCTGCAGAACTCTGATTATAAAAAGATTCGTGAAGAGCGCTATGCTTCTTTCGATTCTGGTAAAGGAAAAGAATTTGAAGAAGGCAAGCTAACCCTGGAAGACCTGAGAGCTTATGCTATCGAACAGGGTGAGCCGGCTGTTAAGAGCGGAAGACAAGAGTACCTGGAGAATCTGATCAACAGGTTCATCTAA
- the era gene encoding GTPase Era, which translates to MADTPHKAGFVSIVGKPNVGKSTLMNALVGEKLSIITSKAQTTRHRIMGILNGDDFQIVYSDTPGIIKPQYALHESMMSFVRTSLEDADVILFVTDIYEKHDEDDVIKRLQHAQVPILLLINKIDQATEEEVNEKVAYWQEKMQPTEILPISALHNFGLEHLFSRLLHYLPEHPAFYPKDELTDKPERFFVSEIVREKIFLNYKKEIPYSCEVVIEEFKEEEDIIRIRAEISVERKSQKGIVIGNKGEALKKVGSQARVDMEEFFQKKIFLDLYVRVNENWRTDQKLLRRFGYSNE; encoded by the coding sequence ATGGCCGATACTCCTCATAAAGCTGGATTTGTAAGTATAGTGGGTAAACCGAACGTAGGTAAATCTACGCTCATGAACGCCCTGGTAGGGGAGAAGCTTTCCATTATCACCTCCAAAGCACAAACCACACGCCACCGCATTATGGGTATACTGAATGGCGATGATTTCCAAATCGTTTATTCTGATACTCCTGGCATTATAAAACCGCAATATGCGTTGCACGAGTCTATGATGAGCTTTGTGCGTACTTCTTTGGAGGATGCCGACGTGATTCTGTTTGTGACGGATATTTATGAAAAGCATGATGAGGATGATGTGATCAAGCGGCTGCAGCATGCACAGGTACCTATTTTGCTGCTGATCAATAAAATTGACCAGGCCACAGAAGAGGAGGTGAATGAGAAGGTAGCTTACTGGCAGGAGAAAATGCAGCCAACAGAAATACTGCCTATCTCCGCGCTGCATAATTTCGGTTTAGAGCATCTGTTCAGCCGTTTACTGCATTATTTGCCGGAGCACCCTGCTTTTTACCCGAAAGATGAACTGACCGACAAGCCTGAACGTTTCTTTGTGTCGGAAATAGTTCGGGAAAAAATTTTCCTCAACTATAAAAAAGAAATTCCTTACAGCTGTGAAGTAGTGATAGAGGAATTTAAAGAAGAGGAAGATATTATCCGTATCCGTGCCGAAATAAGTGTGGAGCGCAAAAGCCAGAAAGGCATTGTGATTGGTAACAAAGGCGAGGCTTTGAAAAAGGTAGGCTCACAGGCGCGGGTAGATATGGAAGAGTTCTTCCAGAAAAAGATTTTCCTTGATTTGTATGTGCGCGTGAACGAAAACTGGCGAACAGACCAGAAGCTGCTTCGGCGCTTCGGCTATAGCAACGAGTAA
- the murQ gene encoding N-acetylmuramic acid 6-phosphate etherase encodes MSTTESASNYQRLEQMPVRELLENINKEDKSVPLAVEKALPQIEALVHATVDKLKQNGRLFYIGAGTSGRLGIVDASECPPTYGVPHGMVIGIIAGGDGAIRKAVEFAEDDLNQAWQDLQEHQITDRDIVVGIAASGRTPYVIGGLEACRSRGITTGCIVCNAGSAVAAAADFPVEVVTGPEFVTGSTRMKAGTAQKLVLNMLTTSTMIRLGRVKGNKMVDMQLSNNKLVDRGTRMVMEELLLPYEQAAALLKQHGQVRAAIDAFRSSNGSNS; translated from the coding sequence GTGTCTACTACAGAATCAGCATCCAACTACCAGCGCCTTGAGCAGATGCCTGTTCGGGAACTGCTCGAAAACATCAACAAAGAAGATAAATCTGTGCCTTTGGCTGTAGAAAAAGCGCTTCCACAGATTGAAGCGCTGGTACATGCTACTGTAGACAAGTTAAAGCAGAATGGCAGGCTCTTTTACATTGGAGCAGGCACCAGTGGCCGGCTAGGCATTGTAGATGCTTCGGAATGCCCTCCTACTTATGGTGTTCCACATGGAATGGTAATTGGAATAATTGCCGGAGGAGACGGTGCCATTAGAAAGGCTGTTGAATTTGCCGAAGATGACCTTAACCAGGCCTGGCAGGACCTGCAAGAGCACCAGATCACTGACAGAGACATTGTAGTAGGCATTGCCGCTTCAGGACGCACACCTTATGTAATAGGTGGACTTGAAGCCTGCAGGAGCCGGGGCATCACGACAGGCTGTATTGTTTGCAATGCAGGCAGTGCCGTTGCCGCCGCCGCCGATTTTCCGGTAGAAGTTGTAACAGGCCCTGAGTTTGTAACAGGCAGCACCAGAATGAAAGCCGGAACCGCTCAAAAGCTGGTGCTAAACATGCTCACCACCTCCACCATGATCCGGCTGGGACGTGTAAAAGGCAACAAAATGGTAGATATGCAGCTTTCTAACAACAAACTGGTAGACAGAGGTACTCGCATGGTGATGGAAGAACTGCTGCTTCCTTATGAGCAGGCAGCAGCTCTTCTGAAGCAGCACGGCCAGGTAAGGGCTGCCATTGATGCTTTCAGAAGCAGTAATGGCTCTAACAGCTGA
- the hemH gene encoding ferrochelatase, whose amino-acid sequence MSKKATSKIGVLLVNLGTPDTPNTPDVRKYLREFLLDKRVIDINPVARYALINGIIAPFRAPKSAKVYKELWTDRGSPLLYHGLDLQKKLQATLGNGYHVAFGMRYQSPSIKSALEELREKSVERIIVLPLFPQYASASTGSVQDKVMEIVKDWWVIPNISFISSFCDDPGFIKAFAELGKQHMAQDDYDFVVFSYHGIPERHIHKGSDKGYCQLGACCNSYNKRNKYCYRASCYETSRLLAAELGLREDQYTVAFQSRLGKDPWLKPYTDQILVDLPAKGIKKVLAYSPAFVADCLETTIEVGEEFREMFLEAGGEKWQLVESLNSNDMWVEAVKEMVLNN is encoded by the coding sequence ATGAGCAAAAAAGCCACTAGCAAAATTGGAGTTTTACTCGTGAACCTGGGCACACCGGATACACCCAATACTCCTGATGTAAGAAAATACCTGCGCGAGTTCCTGCTGGATAAGCGTGTAATTGATATCAATCCTGTCGCACGATATGCTCTGATAAACGGAATTATAGCTCCCTTCAGAGCGCCAAAGTCGGCAAAGGTATACAAGGAACTCTGGACTGATCGTGGCTCCCCCCTACTTTACCATGGCCTTGATCTTCAGAAGAAGCTACAAGCTACCTTAGGCAATGGCTATCATGTAGCCTTTGGGATGCGCTACCAGAGTCCTAGTATCAAAAGTGCCTTAGAAGAACTTCGCGAGAAAAGTGTAGAGCGCATCATTGTGCTTCCACTGTTCCCGCAGTATGCCTCCGCCTCTACAGGTTCTGTACAGGACAAGGTAATGGAAATAGTAAAAGACTGGTGGGTGATACCGAACATCAGTTTTATATCCTCTTTCTGTGATGACCCTGGCTTTATAAAAGCTTTTGCTGAACTAGGAAAGCAGCACATGGCCCAGGACGATTATGATTTTGTGGTTTTCAGCTACCACGGCATTCCTGAGCGCCATATACATAAGGGAAGCGACAAAGGCTACTGCCAGTTAGGAGCCTGCTGCAACTCTTACAATAAGCGAAATAAGTATTGCTACCGAGCCTCCTGCTACGAAACATCCAGGTTACTGGCAGCTGAACTTGGCTTACGCGAAGATCAGTATACTGTCGCTTTTCAATCCAGGCTAGGCAAAGACCCTTGGTTAAAGCCTTATACCGATCAGATTTTAGTAGATCTGCCAGCAAAGGGTATTAAGAAAGTGTTGGCTTACAGCCCTGCTTTTGTGGCAGATTGCCTAGAAACCACGATAGAGGTTGGAGAAGAATTCAGAGAAATGTTTTTAGAAGCCGGTGGTGAGAAGTGGCAACTGGTAGAAAGCCTTAACTCGAACGATATGTGGGTAGAGGCGGTAAAGGAAATGGTACTGAATAATTAG